The bacterium nucleotide sequence GTTGGGCCACGAGTAGACGTCCGTCGATGACCATCATCACGGCGGACTCGTCGAAGCTCCCGCCGGATCGCCGAGCCAGGCCGGTGAGATCCGCCGGCGCCACTTTCAGGGACGTCGCCAGCGGCCCGTCGCCCTGGCCGGAGAGCCCGTGACACGAGGCGCAATGCCGCTCGTACAAGGCGGCACCCGCCACCTCTTCGGTCCGTTGGTCGACACACCCCAGAGCCGCCAGGGCCACGATCGCCCCAAAAGCCAACGCCACGCCTTGTCGCCAGATCACGTCACCACCTCTCCCCTGGGCGAGAGCCCCATCTAGCCCGAATAATTCATGAAGAAGTCGCGTTCCTGAATTGAAGAAGGCCCCAGTTGCGGTAGAAACGTGTTGCGACACGCGTTTCCCCTCAACAAGGGCCCCTTCATGAAGCCGGATACTACCGCACAGACTGTCACCT carries:
- a CDS encoding cytochrome c; this translates as MALAFGAIVALAALGCVDQRTEEVAGAALYERHCASCHGLSGQGDGPLATSLKVAPADLTGLARRSGGSFDESAVMMVIDGRLLVAQHGPREMPVWGAVFAEEHVGEPFAIYGATLDARALADHLRTLQIE